In Streptomyces sp. NBC_01426, one genomic interval encodes:
- a CDS encoding LCP family protein, producing MSAHRRKTSRRLPRRRRLGRTLLTAGCVLTVLAGGTAWYVYRDLSSSIGSSKALEGAEKSAHGDTNILLMGLDSRRDQNGEPLPDSVLDKLHAGSSDIGGYNTNTLILLHVPGDGSRARAFSIPRDDYVELRGMPGRAPGAAAGKAKIKEAYGRAKALREEQLAGEGVKDRRRLEREGREAGRKAEIETVRTFLGVPVDHFAELNLAGFHHLAEALGGVPVCLNKAVKDRYSGADFPAGPQTLNGQQSLAFVRQRHGLPGGDLDRTKRQQAFLAGATKKLNDAGTFTDPVKLIKLVDAAKQDVVTDAGWDLLSFVKQAKNLSGGKVQFTTLPVEGFARNHDGDINVVDDMKIKRLIAEQIGPKAPASPSAPGVAPSGPGASSAPSSPPPAPPSPGPSQPEKIDGGGVPCVD from the coding sequence ATGAGCGCGCACCGCAGGAAGACCAGCCGCCGCCTGCCGCGGCGTCGCCGCCTCGGCCGCACCCTGCTGACCGCCGGCTGTGTGCTGACGGTCCTGGCCGGCGGCACCGCCTGGTACGTCTACCGGGACCTGTCGTCGAGCATCGGCAGTTCGAAGGCCCTGGAGGGAGCGGAGAAGTCGGCGCACGGAGACACGAACATCCTGCTCATGGGGCTGGACAGCCGGCGCGACCAGAACGGCGAGCCGCTCCCGGACTCGGTCCTGGACAAGCTGCACGCGGGCAGTTCCGACATCGGCGGCTACAACACCAACACCCTGATCCTGCTCCACGTGCCCGGCGACGGCAGTCGGGCCCGGGCGTTCTCCATCCCGCGCGACGACTACGTGGAACTGCGCGGGATGCCGGGCCGGGCGCCGGGCGCGGCCGCCGGCAAGGCCAAGATCAAGGAGGCCTACGGACGGGCGAAGGCACTGCGCGAGGAGCAGCTGGCGGGCGAGGGGGTCAAGGACCGGCGGCGCCTGGAGCGCGAGGGCCGGGAGGCGGGACGCAAGGCCGAGATCGAGACCGTACGGACCTTCCTGGGGGTGCCGGTCGATCACTTCGCCGAGCTGAACCTGGCCGGTTTCCACCACCTGGCCGAGGCCCTGGGCGGGGTTCCGGTGTGCCTGAACAAGGCGGTGAAGGACAGGTACTCGGGGGCGGACTTCCCCGCCGGCCCGCAGACGCTGAACGGGCAGCAGTCGCTGGCCTTCGTGCGGCAGCGGCACGGGCTGCCGGGCGGTGACCTGGACCGGACGAAGCGGCAGCAGGCGTTCCTGGCGGGTGCGACGAAGAAGCTGAACGACGCGGGCACCTTCACGGACCCGGTGAAGTTGATCAAGCTGGTCGACGCGGCGAAGCAGGACGTGGTGACCGACGCCGGCTGGGACCTGCTGTCGTTCGTGAAGCAGGCGAAGAACCTGTCCGGCGGGAAAGTGCAATTCACGACACTCCCCGTGGAGGGCTTCGCAAGGAACCATGACGGGGACATCAACGTCGTAGATGATATGAAGATAAAGCGCCTCATTGCCGAGCAGATCGGGCCCAAGGCCCCTGCGAGTCCGAGCGCGCCGGGCGTCGCTCCCTCCGGACCGGGCGCGTCGTCCGCGCCGTCTTCACCGCCGCCCGCACCGCCGTCTCCCGGGCCCTCACAGCCGGAGAAGATCGACGGTGGCGGCGTCCCGTGCGTGGACTGA
- a CDS encoding sensor histidine kinase encodes MVRTVRARAAAAAALAMAAVLGAGGLWLYTLLRANLLDNTTGRTELAARKVVAQLDTRTLPPDGRLAAPDGGVDLVLVRDAAGRTVAGSGDPRGAPDLDGPRPAAGEDSRSAVVPVGRAGSERGAAVVVRSPGPPGGRGPYTVYAMTVLRDVDDATRAIGVGLLAGAPPLIAFAAALAWWVTGQALRPVTAIRTELAAVTASELGRRVPDPGGADEIARLARTVNDTLDRLERSDARQRQFTADASHELRNPLAAVRSRLEVALDRPDRASVAAALADTERLQRIAADLLLLARLDGGPPPRSEPVDLALLAAEDVARRAAPRVPVRLEAGAAVPAYGDPARLERALANLVDNALRHARAGVVVRAASDGAWRVLEVSDDGPGIPEADRERVFARFVRLDADRGRASGGTGLGLPIAREIARAHGGDVRAGSVPGGGARLVLRIPRPGSGPA; translated from the coding sequence GTGGTTAGGACGGTCCGGGCCCGGGCGGCCGCGGCCGCCGCCCTCGCCATGGCCGCGGTGCTCGGCGCCGGCGGGCTCTGGCTGTACACGCTGCTGCGGGCCAACCTGCTCGACAACACCACCGGGCGCACGGAACTGGCCGCACGGAAGGTCGTCGCGCAGCTCGACACCCGGACCCTGCCTCCCGACGGCCGACTGGCCGCGCCCGACGGCGGGGTGGACCTGGTCCTCGTCCGGGACGCGGCCGGGCGGACCGTCGCCGGCAGCGGGGATCCGCGCGGCGCCCCGGACCTCGACGGACCGCGCCCGGCGGCCGGGGAGGACTCCCGGTCGGCCGTGGTGCCCGTGGGGCGCGCCGGTTCGGAGCGGGGGGCGGCGGTGGTGGTCCGCTCGCCGGGGCCGCCCGGGGGCCGGGGCCCGTACACCGTGTACGCGATGACCGTCCTGCGCGACGTCGACGACGCGACGCGGGCCATCGGGGTCGGGCTGCTCGCCGGCGCGCCCCCGTTGATCGCGTTCGCGGCGGCGCTGGCCTGGTGGGTGACGGGGCAGGCGCTGCGCCCGGTCACGGCGATCCGCACCGAGTTGGCGGCCGTCACCGCGAGCGAGCTGGGTCGTCGGGTCCCGGATCCGGGCGGGGCCGACGAGATCGCGCGGCTCGCCCGGACCGTCAACGACACCCTCGACCGGTTGGAGCGTTCCGACGCCCGGCAGCGGCAGTTCACCGCGGATGCCTCGCACGAGCTGCGCAATCCCCTCGCGGCCGTGCGGTCCCGGCTGGAGGTGGCCCTCGACCGGCCCGACCGGGCCTCGGTGGCGGCCGCGTTGGCCGACACCGAGCGGCTCCAGCGGATCGCGGCGGACCTGTTGCTGCTGGCCCGACTCGACGGTGGTCCGCCGCCCCGGTCCGAACCGGTGGACCTGGCGCTGCTGGCGGCGGAGGACGTGGCGCGCAGGGCGGCGCCCCGGGTGCCGGTGCGGCTGGAGGCGGGGGCGGCCGTACCCGCGTACGGGGATCCGGCGCGGCTGGAGCGGGCGCTGGCCAACCTGGTGGACAACGCGCTGCGCCATGCCCGCGCGGGGGTCGTCGTACGGGCGGCCTCGGACGGGGCGTGGCGGGTGCTGGAGGTGTCCGACGACGGCCCGGGGATCCCGGAGGCGGACCGGGAGCGGGTGTTCGCGCGGTTCGTCCGGCTGGACGCGGACCGCGGGCGCGCGAGCGGCGGGACGGGCCTGGGGCTGCCCATCGCCCGGGAGATCGCCCGCGCCCACGGCGGTGACGTGCGGGCGGGGAGCGTGCCGGGCGGTGGCGCCCGCCTCGTGCTCCGGATCCCGCGCCCCGGATCCGGCCCGGCCTGA
- a CDS encoding MOSC domain-containing protein: MHLISVNVGRAKSVGYSDSKDGLTGIGKRPVPGPVRVFAPGPKGVGASGVEGDDVCDLRHHGGEHQAVYAYAREDLDWWEGELGRPLAGGLFGENLTTSGIDVNSARLGERWRVGRDLVLEVASARIPCRTFQGALGERGWVKRFTREARPGAYLRVIEEGSVSPGDAVEVLHRPDHEVSVEFWFRAFTTERALLPRTLAAGAALEPAARETARTYDLRHGSPAARVDSGAVGGA; encoded by the coding sequence ATGCATCTCATCTCCGTGAACGTCGGCCGCGCGAAGTCCGTCGGGTACTCCGACTCGAAGGACGGACTGACCGGCATCGGCAAACGCCCCGTCCCCGGCCCGGTGCGGGTCTTCGCTCCGGGCCCCAAGGGTGTCGGGGCGAGCGGTGTCGAGGGGGACGACGTGTGCGACCTGCGCCACCACGGGGGTGAGCACCAGGCCGTGTACGCGTACGCCCGCGAGGACCTGGACTGGTGGGAGGGCGAGTTGGGGCGCCCGCTGGCCGGCGGGCTGTTCGGCGAGAACCTCACCACCTCCGGCATCGACGTGAATTCGGCACGCCTCGGCGAGCGCTGGCGGGTGGGGCGGGACCTCGTCCTGGAGGTGGCCTCGGCCCGCATCCCGTGCCGGACGTTCCAGGGAGCCCTGGGCGAGCGCGGATGGGTGAAGCGGTTCACCCGGGAGGCCCGGCCGGGTGCGTACCTGCGGGTGATCGAGGAGGGCTCGGTGTCGCCGGGCGACGCCGTCGAGGTGCTGCACAGGCCGGACCACGAGGTGTCGGTGGAGTTCTGGTTCCGCGCCTTCACCACCGAACGGGCCCTGCTTCCGCGCACCCTCGCGGCGGGCGCGGCGCTGGAACCGGCCGCGCGGGAGACCGCGCGCACGTACGACCTGCGCCACGGTTCCCCGGCGGCGCGGGTCGACTCCGGTGCGGTGGGCGGGGCCTGA
- a CDS encoding polysaccharide deacetylase family protein → MEPIERLGRKTKPETGAASPSASAPAPASSAPAGAPATAEQPYRKWGLKAPVVYAPKPAQKPRLPKAAPGRPTLVDRIPVAPAEKVVFLTFDDGAEKNPEFLKMAADLKLPIGMFLTDNVASSDYGHFQALRDNGSGSTINNHTLTHPNLRTLSYAAQKKEICGQQERLAKRFGAKPTLFRPPFGNYNDDTLRAASECGIATVVLWRASMQINDFQYAEGSALKPGDIILAHFRGPSELKGSTEIEMTTRMLKRIQEQGYAIGRLEDYL, encoded by the coding sequence GTGGAACCCATCGAACGACTGGGCCGCAAGACCAAGCCGGAGACGGGTGCGGCCTCCCCGTCCGCCTCGGCCCCGGCCCCGGCGTCGAGCGCGCCCGCCGGAGCGCCCGCGACGGCGGAGCAGCCCTACCGCAAGTGGGGTCTGAAGGCCCCGGTCGTCTACGCCCCCAAGCCGGCGCAGAAGCCCCGACTCCCCAAGGCCGCCCCGGGCAGGCCGACGCTGGTGGACCGGATACCCGTGGCCCCCGCCGAGAAGGTCGTCTTCCTGACCTTCGACGACGGCGCGGAGAAGAACCCCGAGTTCCTGAAGATGGCGGCCGATCTGAAGCTGCCGATCGGCATGTTCCTCACGGACAACGTGGCCTCGTCCGACTACGGGCACTTCCAGGCCCTGCGCGACAACGGCAGCGGCAGCACGATCAACAACCACACCCTGACCCACCCCAACCTCCGGACGCTGTCCTACGCGGCGCAGAAGAAGGAGATATGCGGGCAGCAGGAACGCCTGGCCAAGCGGTTCGGCGCCAAGCCGACGCTCTTCCGGCCGCCGTTCGGCAACTACAACGACGACACCCTCAGGGCCGCCTCCGAGTGCGGCATAGCGACCGTCGTCCTCTGGCGGGCGTCGATGCAGATCAACGACTTCCAGTACGCCGAGGGCTCCGCGCTCAAGCCGGGCGACATCATCCTGGCCCACTTCCGCGGCCCCTCGGAGCTCAAGGGCTCCACCGAGATCGAGATGACGACCCGGATGCTCAAGCGCATCCAGGAGCAGGGCTACGCGATAGGTCGCCTGGAGGACTACCTGTAG
- the groES gene encoding co-chaperone GroES, with translation MTTTSSKVAIKPLEDRIVVQPLDAEQTTASGLVIPDTAKEKPQEGVVLAVGPGRFEDGQRLPLDVSVGDIVLYSKYGGTEVKYSGEEYLVLSARDVLAIVEK, from the coding sequence GTGACGACCACCAGCTCCAAGGTTGCCATCAAGCCGCTCGAGGACCGCATCGTGGTCCAGCCGCTCGACGCCGAGCAGACCACGGCTTCCGGCCTGGTCATCCCGGACACCGCGAAGGAGAAGCCCCAGGAGGGCGTCGTCCTCGCGGTCGGTCCGGGTCGCTTCGAGGACGGCCAGCGTCTCCCGCTGGACGTCAGCGTCGGCGACATCGTGCTGTACAGCAAGTACGGCGGCACCGAAGTGAAGTACAGCGGCGAGGAGTACCTCGTCCTCTCGGCTCGCGACGTACTCGCGATCGTCGAGAAGTAG
- a CDS encoding SDR family NAD(P)-dependent oxidoreductase, whose product MTTALITGSTAGIGAAFARRLAAQGHNLVLVARDTKRLAEQATELHDRHGIEAEVLTADLSTDAGIAAVEARLGDRTHPVDLLVNNAGFGNKGRYLDVSMADELTMVKVHIEAVLRLTSAAGESMRSRGRGGVINVASVAAFLPRGTYGASKAWVVQFTQGAAKDLAGSGVRLMALCPGFVRTEFHERAGMGTDNIPGWLWLDADKLVASALADLARGKTVSIPDPRYKALMGVVKLTPRGLLGGMSSRTGRKYGPQ is encoded by the coding sequence ATGACGACTGCGTTGATTACGGGATCCACGGCGGGCATCGGCGCCGCCTTCGCCCGGCGGCTCGCCGCCCAGGGCCACAACCTCGTGCTGGTGGCCCGCGACACCAAGCGACTCGCGGAGCAGGCCACCGAGTTGCACGACCGCCACGGCATCGAGGCCGAGGTGCTGACGGCCGACCTCTCCACCGACGCGGGCATCGCGGCGGTCGAGGCCCGTCTCGGCGACCGCACCCACCCCGTGGACCTGCTGGTCAACAACGCGGGCTTCGGCAACAAGGGCCGCTACCTCGACGTTTCCATGGCCGACGAGTTGACCATGGTCAAGGTGCACATCGAGGCCGTGCTGCGGCTGACCTCGGCCGCCGGCGAGTCGATGCGCTCGCGCGGTCGCGGCGGCGTGATCAACGTGGCCTCGGTCGCCGCCTTCCTGCCGCGCGGCACGTACGGGGCGAGCAAGGCCTGGGTCGTGCAGTTCACCCAGGGCGCGGCGAAGGACCTGGCGGGATCCGGGGTGCGGCTGATGGCGCTGTGCCCGGGCTTCGTACGGACGGAGTTCCACGAGCGGGCCGGCATGGGCACGGACAACATCCCGGGCTGGCTCTGGCTGGACGCCGACAAGCTGGTGGCCTCGGCGCTGGCCGACCTGGCGCGCGGCAAGACCGTGTCGATCCCCGATCCCCGCTACAAGGCGCTGATGGGCGTGGTGAAGCTGACTCCGCGCGGGCTGCTCGGCGGCATGTCCTCCCGCACGGGTCGCAAGTACGGCCCGCAGTAG
- the groL gene encoding chaperonin GroEL (60 kDa chaperone family; promotes refolding of misfolded polypeptides especially under stressful conditions; forms two stacked rings of heptamers to form a barrel-shaped 14mer; ends can be capped by GroES; misfolded proteins enter the barrel where they are refolded when GroES binds) — MPKILKFDEDARRALERGVNKLADTVKVTIGPKGRNVVIDKKFGAPTITNDGVTIAREVELDDPYENLGAQLVKEVATKTNDIAGDGTTTATVLAQALVREGLRNVAAGASPAALKKGIDAAVKAVSEELLATARPIEDKSDIAAVAALSAQDTQVGELIAEAMDKVGKDGVITVEESNTFGLELEFTEGMAFDKGYLSPYMVSDQERMEAVLDDPYILINQGKISSIQDLLPLLEKVIQAGASKPLLIIAEDVEGEALSTLVVNKIRGTFNAVAVKAPGFGDRRKAMLQDMATLTGATVIAEEVGLKLDQAGLDVLGTARRVTISKDDTTIVDGGGSSEEVLGRVNQIKAEIESTDSDWDREKLQERLAKLAGGVCVIKVGAATEVELKEKKHRLEDAISATRAAVEEGIVSGGGSALVHAVKVLEGNLGLSGDEATGVSVVRRAAVEPLRWIAENAGLEGYVITAKVAELDKGQGFNAATGEYGDLVKAGVIDPVKVTRSALENAASIASLLLTTETLVVEKPAEDEGDAGHGHGHGHSH; from the coding sequence ATGCCGAAGATTCTGAAGTTCGACGAGGACGCCCGTCGTGCCCTTGAGCGCGGCGTCAACAAGCTTGCCGACACGGTCAAGGTGACGATCGGCCCCAAGGGCCGCAACGTCGTCATCGACAAGAAGTTCGGCGCCCCCACCATCACCAACGACGGTGTCACCATCGCCCGCGAGGTCGAGCTGGACGACCCGTACGAGAACCTGGGCGCGCAGCTCGTGAAGGAGGTGGCGACCAAGACCAACGACATCGCGGGTGACGGCACCACCACCGCCACCGTGCTGGCCCAGGCGCTGGTCCGCGAGGGTCTGCGCAACGTCGCCGCCGGCGCCTCCCCGGCCGCCCTGAAGAAGGGCATCGACGCCGCCGTCAAGGCCGTGTCCGAGGAGCTCCTCGCGACCGCGCGTCCGATCGAGGACAAGTCCGACATCGCCGCCGTGGCCGCGCTCTCCGCGCAGGACACCCAGGTCGGCGAGCTCATCGCCGAGGCGATGGACAAGGTCGGCAAGGACGGTGTCATCACCGTCGAGGAGTCCAACACCTTCGGCCTGGAGCTGGAGTTCACCGAGGGCATGGCCTTCGACAAGGGCTACCTCTCGCCGTACATGGTCTCCGACCAGGAGCGTATGGAGGCCGTCCTCGACGACCCGTACATCCTGATCAACCAGGGCAAGATCTCCTCCATCCAGGACCTCCTGCCGCTGCTGGAGAAGGTCATCCAGGCCGGCGCCTCGAAGCCGCTGCTGATCATCGCCGAGGACGTCGAGGGCGAGGCGCTCTCCACCCTCGTCGTCAACAAGATCCGCGGCACCTTCAACGCGGTCGCCGTCAAGGCCCCCGGCTTCGGCGACCGTCGCAAGGCGATGCTCCAGGACATGGCCACCCTCACCGGTGCCACCGTCATCGCCGAGGAGGTCGGCCTCAAGCTCGACCAGGCCGGTCTGGACGTACTGGGCACCGCGCGCCGCGTGACCATCTCCAAGGACGACACCACCATCGTCGACGGTGGCGGCAGCTCCGAAGAGGTCCTCGGCCGCGTCAACCAGATCAAGGCCGAGATCGAGTCCACGGACTCGGACTGGGACCGCGAGAAGCTGCAGGAGCGCCTGGCGAAGCTCGCCGGTGGCGTCTGCGTCATCAAGGTCGGCGCCGCCACCGAGGTGGAGCTCAAGGAGAAGAAGCACCGCCTCGAGGACGCCATCTCGGCGACCCGCGCCGCGGTCGAGGAGGGCATCGTCTCCGGCGGTGGCTCCGCCCTCGTCCACGCCGTGAAGGTGCTCGAGGGCAACCTCGGCCTCTCCGGCGACGAGGCCACCGGTGTCTCCGTGGTCCGCCGCGCCGCCGTCGAGCCGCTCCGCTGGATCGCCGAGAACGCCGGCCTCGAGGGCTACGTCATCACCGCGAAGGTGGCCGAGCTCGACAAGGGCCAGGGCTTCAACGCGGCCACCGGCGAGTACGGCGACCTGGTCAAGGCCGGCGTCATCGACCCGGTCAAGGTCACCCGCTCCGCGCTGGAGAACGCCGCTTCCATCGCCTCGCTGCTGCTCACGACCGAGACCCTGGTCGTCGAGAAGCCGGCCGAGGACGAGGGCGACGCCGGTCACGGCCACGGTCACGGCCACAGCCACTGA
- a CDS encoding FtsW/RodA/SpoVE family cell cycle protein — MRGLRPLTEAGARRRTEAFLLVLVVGIAVFGHCAASLAMNDELPRNLTGFVISLTLLSLVGHLGIRRFAAYADPLIFPLAMLLTGLGLVLLHRLDQGYIERYNSDANAPGQLLWTVVGVAACILVVALLRDHRLLQRFIYITMAVALVLLIAPVFSPADTYGAKRWIVVGGFSLQPGEFVKIMIAIFFAGYLVIHRDSLALTGRRFLGVRLPPMRQLGPIITVWILSMLVLVFERDLGTSLIFFGVFVVMLYVATERTSWIVCGVLMASVGAFVVGSTEPHVKGRVAAWLNPLSYYWKDRPPGVVSDQSAQALFSFGTGGVTGTGLGMGHPELIAFAGRSDFILTTVGEELGLAGVMAVLLLYALLVQRGLRMALAARDPFGKLLAVGLSAALALQVFVVAGGVTGLIPLTGKALPFLAKGGSSLLANWIMIALLLRISDSAERQREADARGPAETTITPVVVAGTVDRAATGAGAPG, encoded by the coding sequence GTGCGTGGACTGAGGCCCCTGACGGAGGCGGGCGCGCGCCGCCGTACCGAGGCGTTCCTCCTCGTCCTCGTCGTCGGCATCGCCGTTTTCGGCCACTGCGCGGCGAGCCTGGCGATGAACGACGAGCTGCCGCGCAACCTCACCGGCTTCGTCATCAGCCTGACGCTGCTGTCGTTGGTGGGGCACCTGGGCATCCGCCGGTTCGCGGCGTACGCGGATCCGTTGATCTTCCCGCTCGCCATGCTGCTGACCGGGCTGGGCCTGGTCCTGCTCCACCGGCTCGACCAGGGGTACATCGAGCGGTACAACTCGGACGCGAACGCTCCCGGCCAACTGCTGTGGACGGTGGTCGGGGTCGCCGCCTGCATCCTCGTGGTGGCGCTGCTGCGCGACCACCGGCTGCTGCAACGGTTCATCTACATCACGATGGCCGTGGCGCTGGTCCTGCTGATCGCCCCGGTGTTCTCGCCGGCCGACACCTACGGCGCCAAGCGCTGGATCGTCGTCGGCGGCTTCTCGCTCCAGCCCGGCGAGTTCGTCAAGATCATGATCGCGATCTTCTTCGCGGGCTACCTCGTGATCCACCGGGACTCGCTGGCGCTGACGGGCCGGCGGTTCCTGGGCGTCCGGTTGCCTCCCATGCGCCAGCTCGGGCCGATCATCACCGTGTGGATCCTGTCCATGCTGGTGCTCGTCTTCGAACGCGACCTGGGCACGTCGCTGATCTTCTTCGGCGTGTTCGTGGTGATGCTGTACGTCGCCACCGAGCGCACCAGTTGGATCGTCTGCGGGGTGCTGATGGCCTCGGTCGGCGCCTTCGTGGTGGGTTCGACCGAACCGCACGTCAAGGGGCGGGTGGCCGCCTGGCTGAACCCGCTCTCCTACTACTGGAAGGACCGGCCGCCGGGGGTCGTCTCGGACCAGTCCGCGCAGGCGCTGTTCAGTTTCGGCACGGGCGGCGTCACCGGCACCGGTCTCGGCATGGGCCACCCCGAGCTGATCGCGTTCGCGGGGCGCAGCGACTTCATCCTGACCACCGTGGGCGAGGAACTCGGCCTGGCCGGGGTGATGGCGGTACTGCTCCTGTACGCGCTCCTCGTCCAGCGGGGCCTGCGGATGGCGCTGGCCGCGCGCGACCCGTTCGGCAAGCTGCTCGCGGTGGGCCTGTCGGCGGCGCTGGCGCTCCAGGTCTTCGTGGTCGCGGGAGGCGTGACCGGCCTGATCCCGCTGACGGGAAAGGCGCTGCCGTTCCTGGCGAAGGGCGGCTCGTCGCTCCTGGCCAACTGGATCATGATCGCCCTGCTGCTGCGGATCAGCGACAGCGCGGAACGCCAACGCGAGGCGGACGCCCGCGGCCCGGCGGAGACGACGATCACCCCGGTGGTGGTGGCGGGCACGGTGGACCGGGCCGCGACGGGGGCCGGCGCCCCGGGGTAG
- a CDS encoding ester cyclase: MTFVQVIDYETTRFEEMNALIDRWAQQASGRRTVTHTMIGRDRETQTHYLDLVEFPSYEDAMRNSRLPETDGMFQEMVALCEGMPTFTNLDVVRNEHLDKLLVTRIFEEVAEKGDFAVVDECVAADYTDHDIMAAPGTGDGRQGMKRTMGMWRDAFDFSFDLHRQIAEGDCVTTLWAWTGTQKGEFMGVPPTGKEVTMSGCTTFRIENGQVAEGWWYYDAPGLMRQMGMTDAA; the protein is encoded by the coding sequence ATGACATTCGTACAGGTGATCGATTACGAGACCACGCGGTTCGAGGAGATGAACGCCCTCATCGACCGCTGGGCGCAGCAGGCGAGCGGTCGGCGCACGGTCACGCACACCATGATCGGCAGGGACCGCGAGACGCAGACGCACTACCTCGACCTCGTCGAGTTCCCCTCGTACGAGGACGCCATGAGGAACTCCCGACTCCCCGAGACGGACGGGATGTTCCAGGAGATGGTGGCCCTCTGCGAGGGCATGCCGACGTTCACGAACCTGGACGTGGTCCGGAACGAGCACCTCGACAAGCTGCTCGTGACCCGGATCTTCGAGGAGGTCGCGGAAAAGGGCGATTTCGCGGTCGTCGACGAGTGCGTCGCGGCCGACTACACCGACCACGACATCATGGCGGCGCCCGGCACGGGCGACGGCCGGCAGGGCATGAAGCGGACGATGGGCATGTGGCGGGACGCGTTCGACTTCTCGTTCGACCTGCACCGTCAGATCGCCGAGGGCGACTGCGTCACCACCCTGTGGGCCTGGACCGGCACCCAGAAGGGCGAGTTCATGGGCGTCCCGCCGACCGGGAAGGAAGTCACGATGTCGGGCTGCACGACCTTCCGCATCGAGAACGGTCAGGTGGCGGAGGGCTGGTGGTACTACGACGCGCCGGGCCTCATGCGGCAGATGGGCATGACGGACGCCGCCTGA
- a CDS encoding response regulator transcription factor — protein MRILVVEDEEGLAESLRLGLSADGHWVEVAHDGHRGLDLALTGGPYDAVLLDLMLPGLGGHEICTRLRAHGDRTPVLMLTAKDGEHDEADGLDAGADDYLTKPFSFVVLAARLRALARRAGTPQVGVLRAGDLVLDPSGRRCRRGERDIELTARELGVLACLMEQPGRAVAKQDILDEVWNVPHAIDPNIVEVYVSSLRRKIDAPFGRRSILTVHGTGYRMAPDGG, from the coding sequence GTGCGCATCCTGGTGGTCGAAGACGAAGAGGGGCTGGCCGAGTCGCTGCGGCTCGGCCTGTCCGCCGACGGTCATTGGGTCGAGGTCGCCCACGACGGACACCGCGGCCTCGACCTCGCGCTGACCGGCGGCCCGTACGACGCCGTACTCCTCGACCTGATGCTCCCCGGCCTCGGCGGCCACGAGATCTGCACCCGCCTGCGCGCCCACGGAGACCGCACGCCCGTGCTGATGCTGACCGCCAAGGACGGCGAGCACGACGAGGCCGACGGGCTCGACGCGGGCGCCGACGACTACCTCACCAAGCCGTTCTCGTTCGTCGTGCTGGCCGCACGGCTGCGCGCGCTCGCCCGCCGCGCCGGCACCCCGCAGGTCGGCGTCCTGCGGGCCGGCGATCTCGTCCTGGATCCGTCCGGTCGGCGCTGCCGGCGCGGGGAGCGGGACATCGAACTCACCGCGCGCGAGCTCGGCGTGCTCGCCTGCCTGATGGAACAGCCGGGCCGGGCGGTCGCCAAGCAGGACATCCTCGACGAGGTCTGGAACGTCCCGCACGCCATCGACCCGAACATCGTCGAGGTGTACGTGTCCTCGCTGCGCCGGAAGATCGACGCGCCGTTCGGGCGCCGCTCGATCCTGACCGTGCACGGGACCGGCTACCGGATGGCGCCCGACGGTGGTTAG
- a CDS encoding LysR family transcriptional regulator has translation MIEARHLRVLRAVAGTGSFSAAARELGCTQPAVSQQMKALEQSTGTPLLIRTGREMRLTQAGEALVRHAAGILAGLTAAEEEVAAIAGLRAGRVRLVSFPSGSSTLVPTALAAMRAQHPGTRISLVEAEPPRSVEMLREGDCDVALAFRYGGSSASAAEWEDLVVRPLLTDRLVGLVPEGHRLAGAERVGMAELADEPWIAGCPRCRRHLVEVCEDAGFTPRIDFATDDYPAVVGLVGAGLGVAVLPELAVESVRAKGVSTVAVEPAVEREVVALTLADLARVPAVAATMTQLERAATR, from the coding sequence GTGATCGAAGCACGTCATCTGCGAGTTCTGCGCGCCGTCGCCGGGACCGGCTCCTTCTCCGCCGCCGCCCGTGAGCTGGGCTGCACCCAACCGGCCGTGTCCCAGCAGATGAAGGCGCTGGAGCAGTCGACCGGCACCCCGCTGCTGATCCGCACGGGCCGGGAGATGCGGTTGACCCAGGCGGGTGAGGCCCTGGTCCGGCACGCCGCCGGAATCCTGGCCGGACTGACCGCCGCCGAAGAGGAGGTCGCGGCCATCGCCGGGCTGCGCGCCGGCCGGGTGCGGCTGGTCTCCTTCCCCAGCGGCAGCTCCACGCTGGTGCCGACCGCACTGGCCGCCATGCGCGCCCAGCACCCGGGCACCCGGATCTCCCTGGTCGAGGCCGAGCCGCCGCGTTCGGTCGAGATGCTGCGCGAGGGCGACTGCGACGTGGCGCTGGCCTTCCGGTACGGGGGCTCCTCTGCCTCCGCGGCCGAATGGGAGGACCTGGTGGTGCGCCCGCTGCTCACCGACCGCCTCGTGGGTCTGGTCCCCGAGGGGCACCGGCTGGCCGGGGCCGAGCGGGTGGGCATGGCCGAGCTGGCCGACGAGCCCTGGATCGCGGGCTGCCCGCGCTGCCGCCGCCACCTGGTGGAGGTGTGCGAGGACGCGGGTTTCACCCCGCGCATCGACTTCGCCACCGACGACTACCCGGCCGTGGTCGGCCTGGTGGGCGCGGGGCTCGGCGTGGCGGTGCTGCCCGAGCTCGCCGTGGAGTCGGTACGGGCCAAGGGTGTCAGCACCGTGGCCGTGGAGCCCGCCGTGGAGCGGGAGGTCGTGGCGCTGACCCTGGCCGACCTGGCGAGGGTCCCCGCCGTGGCGGCGACGATGACCCAGCTGGAGCGGGCCGCGACGCGTTGA